Sequence from the Acomys russatus chromosome 12, mAcoRus1.1, whole genome shotgun sequence genome:
CTCACACCACAAGCTCTTCTCTCTGGGGACCACTGAGAGCTCGGTCTCTCAACCCTGTTTCTGGGTTTGGCCTGTAAGCCTAGGAATCTGCTTAGATTGTAGAGATGGGGACTGACAGCAGACCcagagggtaaaggcatttgccaccaagcttgaaACCCacataacagagagagagaacggactcccacaagctgtcctctgacctctacatgcatgctatAGCATGGacacacctacacatgcacacacaaataaataagtaattgtaATACATTATAAGAAGGAACGGTGTGGCAAGACTGGATGACAGTCCTCCTAGACCCAGCCAGgagcttccttttctttactcTGGTGCACTTTGCTAGGTGGTCCCTGCTTCTAATGCTAAAATAGTCCCCAGGCTCTTTTCCCTCCTGGAAAAGCTAAGGTCCTCTTGAGAACCATTTGgtcttttttcctccccaaataACTACAGAGCGCCCCAGTTATTCACTGCCATGGACACAAAAGATGCCCCCTCTGTAGCCTGCAAGATCTCAGAGGGTCTGGTAGACCCAGGAAGCCCCCAGCATTCCTACCTGTTTTGTGCTGGGGATAGGAATCTTCTCGCTCAAGTAGGTGTCCTGGGAAGATGTTTGCTGAGGTGCTGGTGGGCCAGGCAGGCTGGGAATGGAGCCATAGCTGGATCTGCCCAGCCTCTGGGGGCTCTTGGCACCTGTGAGGGACCCCAGGATGCTAGGTGGGTGTGCGCTTCTTTCAAGAGCCTAGGATTCaagctgcctgcctcctcccaccacctctgcctcctctggaCTGGCCATTCCATCTGTGTGTCAAGTGGAGGCTCCCAGAATCACTTCCCTCCCAGTGAGTACAGAACTTCTCCAATCCAAATCCCCTGAGTCAGGAGATTTATGAGACGTGGGGCCCCAAGAGGCCCCCAGTTCAGCTGCTCacggggtaggggggtgggggtgatgcaGGCTCTGCCTCCACTGCGAGCTTTAATCCATAGAAGTGCCTGACTCCAGTGTGTCTGGCAGACCAGAGAACCCACAGAGATCACACGTCTTCTTTGCTGCCTCAAATCTCCCCCACTTGAGTCACATTAGGTCCCCAGAGGTCACCACTCACGAATCATGAGGATACTGGCGTCCAGGTACAGCCTGTGTGTGATCAGCAGACCCCGTAGCTCCTCAATCTGTCCCCTTCTGTGGGTGCTGGTGCAAGTGAGTTAGAGTGGGGGAACCCACGCCCTTCCCATCCTTGCCAGACTCCCTTAATCACCAAGTGCACACTCACAATTTCACATACTTGGCGTTTCGAAACTCTCACTAAAGGCAGAAGTGGCCAATCATGGCGGAAGGGGCTGGTAGCCCACAGCTTTGACCCTTGTTCCTTTTCTGGCTACGCTCTGCTCCATACCACCTCTGGCCTTGGTTCAGGTACCCCCGAGTTTTTGGCTTCCAAAACTTACCTCTGATTTTAGGCATTTCCTGCCACTTGGGTATTGATGTTCACATCTTATggcagcttcacacacacacagacacacacacacacacacacacactcatacacacacacacacacacacactcatacacacagactcCCACACTATCAGGCCTGTCATCTCAGCCTGGAGCTTAAGGACCATTGATTGACTTAATGAGAAGGAAAGCAGGAGACTGAGTCCTTCTATCCTGTGACCCCTGTGAGGGTCTCAGAAGAAAAGCCCTGCCATGGGCGAATGCTGTGTCCAGACCACAGAATGAGCACCTGGACATTTATTCCGGAGAAATTAAATGTATGTCCAGACAAAAAGCTTACACATGAAGTTCACAGCaacttatttgtaatagccagaagctaGAATTACCCCCAGCTGTCTGTCCATCAGCAGGTGAGTGAGTCACTATGGCTCAATGAAAGAAAGTAGTAAATCCATATAATCACATGGGCAAATCTTCAGGAAATGCTGCTGAGTGAAAAACTTCAAAATCGGCTTGGGCTGTCCCAACAAgttagtgagacccagtctccaaaCGCAAAGCAAAACCAGTAGTAGGGAAGTAGTTAATTGACATGtgcttaggtttaaaaaaaaaaaaaagtcactttcaAAAGCTTACCCGTTAGTTCAGTGTAGTAGCACATGTTTCAAACCCTAgtcctcagaggctgaggcaggagaattgtgttCCAGATGAGCCTTGTACACCGCAGGATACTGTTCTACCATTGACCTGTGGCTTCAgcccttggtttttcaagccaaGGTCTAagtgcccaggctagcctcaagcccacagtccttctgcctctgcatctgagGGCagagattataagtgtgtgccacacTTGCCTTGTACCCGTGAGTGTACATGTGTCACACTTGCCTCGTAGcctagtgtgtgtgcgtgcatgtatgtgtgtgcctctctgtgtgtgtcttggggaTGATGGGTCTGTGAGCATGTGTAATAGATGCAGGTGAGTGTGTAACTGTGCACCATTGCACACTCGTAGGACACTCAGATCCTCTATCACTAtctgtcttcctacctcaagaGGTGGTCTCTCATGAATCAACAGTTAACCATTTTGTCAAgctggctggcctcagaatcTGCCTGTTCCAAATTCCAACTCTGcagccatgcctgcctttttgttgtttgtttgttgagtcatggattctctgtgcagctctgactgtcctggaacttgctctgtaggtcaggctagcctcaaactcagagatccatctgcctctgcctctcaaatgctgggagtaaagatgtgtgtgtgcgtctgtgccAATACTGCCCagaccatgcctgtctttttaaTATATTGGCACAGTCATATGTACTGGGAATGTtgaaagtcataaagccagcaAAACTGCTTGACAAAGATGCAGCAAAGCCGAGCTGCATGATGCTCACTGTTGGTGCTGTTGTTCACTTTGGATCTTGATCTCCACCTGTTGCACGCTTGgtggcttttaatatttgtacaacttggggaTACTGGATTTGAtaggaaatttctttcttttctttttttttttccagagacagggtttctctgtgttatcttggctgtcctagactcattttgtaggccaggctggcctcgaactcacagcaatctgcctgcctctgcctcccgagtgctgggattacaggtgtgcaccactatgcctggctgataGGAAATTTCTTACGAATCATTTATGCCTTTTCCCAGGAGTACTGCTTCTAAGCTTCTCTAAAAAAGTTCTGAGGtagggcttggtggtgcatgcctttaagctcagcacttgggaggcagagtcaggccaatctctgtgagttcgaggccagcctggtctacagagtgagtccaagacagccaaggcgacacagaaaaaccctgtctcggaaaaaaaaggaaagtatgtTCTGAGTATCCTGCCCCTCCTGATTTTAGGGAGTATTTTTGCGGGGGGaaggtgggattttttttgtcccccttagtttttccagacagggtttctctgtgtagccctggctgtcctggagctcactctatagcccaggctggacttgaactcacagggatttgcctgtctctgcctcctgagtgttgggattaaaggccttcgtgagaggccaccagatctcaatTTAGATGGtgatgtgccaccatgtggttgctgggaattaaactctggaagagcaattatctggccctacttgaaggtcttccttacACTCTGGAGGTTGTGACTCACAAAGAGACATCAGAGACTTCCTTGTGAGGCTTGGATTCCAAGATACTCCTGGAGCATCTGCCCTTGTgcttactcaggaacaagataatcatAACAAAGTAAACTTAGAAAGGTAAACAAGAGTCAGTGGGCTAGAGGAGTTGGCAGCAGATCAGGTTAAAATCCTCTTCCTACTGTACGCTCAGGCGATTACATGGCTTAAAAGATTGGGGGGtgcaccgggcgtggtggcgcacgcctttaatccagcactcgggaggtagaggcaagcggatcgctgtgagttcgaggccagccttgtctacaaagtgagtccaggacagccaaggctacacagagaaaccctgtctcggggaaaaaaaagattggggGTGCATATGGCTTGCCCCTCAAGGAAAAGATACAGCAACAAAGTTAGACTGGCCAGAGCGATCTCTGCTGTATTCAGGGGCTTATGCTGACGGACAAAGAATGGTGTGgataaatgagagaagaaagaagtattaagatatctctctctcttgtttttgtttttttttaaagacagggtttcttggtgtagccttgcctgtcctggactcgccttgtagaccaggctggcctcgaactcacagcaatccacctgcctctgcctcccatgtgctgggattaaaggcatgtgccaccacgcccggcttaagacGTTTCCTTCTTAGAAAAGTTAGCTCATGCAGGACCACTGTGGTGTCGTATGaccaaagaacaaaagaataccAAGATTAGACATATAAATTTTTcagatatatgaaatataaacaCTATGTTATGCTAGAAATTAAATAGTGACTGCAGAAGCTTTGGCATGAAGATTTCTTGGGCCTAGTGACAACTGGCACTCTGACCATTGAAAGTTGACAATACACTGCCTGGGACATGGcaatctgcccaggctggcttggagattttcttgCTGTTTAGTGTCCTTGAAACCGCAAGAGCTACCAGCCTGGGAGCAGGGTGTCATGCTTTGGCAAATTATGCCTCTAGATTCTTAAAAGTTGGCTTGTGGGGTTGATAAgggaaaatgattgtaaaagataactGTGTCCTGTCACAGTTCATCAGTGATGACTAAACATATGACCAAGAGGAAGTTAAAACACGTGTCTAGGGACAAAAATGATCTGATCTATGTTTTGGAACAATATGAATCTATCCCTGCcctactgagttctgtataaaCAAAGACGCATTCTGACGGTCACTAGCTCCTCTTCTCCTCTGTGGGATGTGGTCATCCCCAGGGTCGGCCCCTCCCCTGGAATATGCAGTGCTAAGGATTAGCAGAGCAAATACTCCGACCCaccccaccgagccatctccccagtccttgTCCCATTTAAATAGTACTTTGACAATGACATCATTCTAGAAATGATCACATCTGTGGTTGCCCCCAGGTTAAGGATAGGTCAAGTGGAGAATGAATGTGGTTAGACAGGTGCCTTGAAGGCATCTTGCGGTGTTGAGATGTGGTAGATATGGAAACCACATGTGAACCAGCCTACAGGACTTAATATGCCCACATGTCTGTGCAGCCTTCCACAGCTAATAAATCTATGTGAGGACATTACGTAATGGTCCATGACATTGGGTCAATGTCAGTATTCTAATGATAGTAAAAGCAGATATtcagacttcttcttcttccttcttcttcttcttcttcttcttcttcttcttcttcttcttcttcttcttcttcttccttcttcttcttcttcttccttcttccttcttccttcttccttcttccttcttcttcttgtagttgtttttgagatagggtttctctgtgtaaaactagaattctctctgtagacctggctggccttgaacttatagagatccgcaggcacctgcctcccaagtgttgggattaaaggcgtgagccactatgtgTGCCCGCAAACAAGACATTTGAACACTAGGTCCTAACAATATTATTCACATTAGCCAAGGTGTAGAAACTACCCGTGTGTCTGTTAACACATggataaatacaatatatatacacatgcagtgGAATGTTACTTGGGATTAATGGTGCATTAGACAATATAGATAACCCTTAAAAACACGACACTGCGTTGcctgtggtagtacatgcctgcaACCCTGGCACTTGGGAAGATGTAACAGGAGGATTaccataaattcaaggtcagcctaggctacaaaatgAAGACTAAGCTGGACTATAATTGTGGTGGTTGCCATCAGTTCTTTGGAATTCAAGTATCACAAACATGGATGCTCACAGTGGCTTCCCAGGTTTGCCCACCATTATGGTCTGAGTGTTCGTGACCCTACAACGCTTATGTGGTAAAGTCACTACCAAGGTGATCAAAGTATTAAGAGGTGGGACAATTGGGGGTGCTGTTAGGCCACCAGAGCTCTACATCCGGTAAGTGAGGTCTGAGGGGCTAGGTGGGGATGTAACTCGTTTGGTGGTGGGTTTCACCCCAACataaacagggtgtggtggctcatgcctgaatCCAAGAGGTGCAGATAAGGTGGCTAGCCTAGGCTTTGTGAGTTCCTGTATCAGCATCTGCTCCTCCTAAAAAACCCAAGCAAgcaggcaaataaataaacaagcaagcagaactgggctggagaaatggctcagcagttagcagtGTGTATGGCTTtcgctgaggacctgagttcagttcccagtacccacaccagGCAAATTAcaacctcctataactccagcttcagggcaaTCTAGCATCTTTTTGAGGGCCATTTAAActttacaagtgtgtaccaccatgcctggctaaatttgTTTCTATTGCTTATAGACTTCCCAGCTAGGTATTTTTGTctcaaatcctgtctcaaaaacccaaaataaataaatggttttgttttgttttggttttgttttttcaagacagggtttctctgtgtagcctttggctgtcctggacttgctttgtagaccaggctggcctcgaactcacagagatcctcccgcctctgcctcctgagtgctgggattaaaggtgtacgcaaccactgcccagcttgtgaatgttttgtttgtttgtttgtttgttttaaggagcAAGGAATGGCATAAAACATTTTGCAAGGCTTAAGTGGCCTTCTCAAGTGATTCCTGGGACACAGACcctgccctccctttccttcctcagcaTTTGTAGCCAAGACTCAGACTACCCATTACATCCTGAAGTGTTCCTCCCTCCGGAGCCTCTCATTTCAAAGTAGCAGGGCTGATAGCTCATGGACAGGGGCATTAATGGGGAGGCACAGTGCCTGCACCCCAGCTACCAGCTGCCTGTGAGGATCTTGCCTGACACTCACTGCTCAGCCCACAGCCAGCATCAGGCAGACAAGCCACTGGCCAGAACTGGTGGTGAGCAAGGAACCTGGAGGTGGCGATGAATACCAGTGTATTCTTTGGGGATCCCTTGCACAGCCTCGGGGAGTCTCATGGGTGTTGGTGGGCGAGGAGGACTTGAAACACAAAGAAGCTAAGCGGCTCTAGGGGTGTCCCatgtccccatcacacacacacaccctgcattcTTTCTATGCATTCTTTTCTAGGTGGCAGCCATCATGTATGTTTAGGGTCACTGTGCCACTGCAGGCTTTCATGTCCACGCCAGGTTCAAATCCTGGTCTGCCACCTGCAGGATCCTATGTATCCCAGAAGGGACTTAAATTCACTGAAGGGAATTGAAAACGACCATATGCTTCTGTGGGATTATTGGTGCTGTGGGCCTAGTGGTTCcctgttgtgggggggggggggacgtcatcactctctcttctcttcctttttttttggagggggggtttcgaaacagagtttttctgtgtgtggtagacctggctgtcttgaactcatttgtagaccaggctggcttcaaagtcacagagatccagctgcctctgccttccgactgctgggatgaaaggcatgcgccaccgtgcccagcttcccttcttttctttttttttttttttaaatacttatattaagtatacagtgttttgcatgcatgcacaccagaagaggacaccagatctcattatagatggtggtgagtcaccatgtggttgctgggaattgaactcaggacctttggaagaacaggtagtgttcttaacctctgagccatctctccagcccctttgctttttcaagacaaggtttctctgtgttagccttggctgctcttgactcaccttgtagaccaggctggccttgaactcacagcaatccgctgcctctgcctccctgggattaaaggcatgggccaccacacccagctcttttcttaatttttagtttaattttcgagacagggtcttgctgtgtagccctggctagctttgaactcactgcaatTCTCTTGTCTGAGTTCCCTGAGTGCTACTGGGGTTTCAGGTGTGAGCCAACACATCTGACTGCaggctttacttttcttttctctgaaatggCCATAACTGAAAATAgcatctggggaaaaaaaaaatgaaactcgCTTGGTAAACGAAGTTAAAGCTTCCCATTTTTGACAAGAGGCGTTGGCCAGACACAGCCCCTGCTGGCAGAGTAGGACCCTGCCTATCACCCACTGAAGCCACAGCCAAGATGCCCAAACCCACCAGTCCCAGTCTCCCACTCCCAGTCATCTGCCTAGTTCTTTTCCAGATTCAAAGCCTGGTTGTCGTCGTCGTCCTCCTCGTCAGTGTCATCGACATCAAGGGTGTCATCGACATCAAGGGTGTCATCGACATCAAGGTTGTCATCGACATCAAGGTTGTCATCGACATCAAGGTTGTCGTCGACATCAAGGTTGTCGTCGTCATCAAGGTTGTCATAGACATCAAAGGTCTCATCATCCTCGACGATGTCACTTTCTTCATCATCGTTAACACTGTTGTAGTAGTCATCGTCGTTGTCTTCATCAtaattgtcatcatcatcatcatagacGTACAAGTagtcattctcttcctcctccccttcctccttctcctcctcctcttcttcctcctcctcctcttcttcctcctctcccccctcctctttctcctcctcctcctcttcctcttcctcttcctcttcttcctcctcgtACTCCAGCGAGCGGAAAGGGCTTGGCCGGTGTGAGGACCGCAGGGCCGGGATTGGTGAGCGCAGCATCGCAAAGGGCCCGAAGTGCTCCGCGGCGAAGGTGACCACGTCCTCAGGCCGGCGGAGCAGCAAGAAGAGCAGGAAGTCGGAGACCACCGCTTGGGCCTCGGGGTGCTGCCGCAGATAGCTGGTGTGGCTGAGGCGCAGCtgctcctgggggagggggggcatggGGCAGTCCTGCACCGGAGCTCAGCATGGCCCCGATTGGCCAGAAGCGCAGAGGACAGTCCCCCCCATGGGATCCCCGCCCCCCCTCATAGCCGTACTCCCCGTCCATAAGTAGGGCCGCAGGGGGGGCCCCCAGGCTAGCTGCAGCCACTTCTCACCTTCCGGTCCAGGAATTTCGAGTAAAGTTCCAGGTCTTCCTCCCACACCAAGGGCTTCTTATCAAACGTGGGCGGAGGCTCGATCTCATCTGAGTGGGGCGAACAAGAGAACTGAGCACCAATCTCTCGCATACACCGGAAGATCCCGGGAACTTTGAAGTATGGGCAGGGTTGCTCAGAGGGACTAGTGGCAAGGTCCACCCTAACCCTCTCTACCCGATTCAAAAATCCCATCCCACCTCTAGCGTCCTGCCACCTCCCCTTCACTGTGCCACCCTGTCCTGGGCCACTTACCTTCCTCCCTCAAAAGGGGCATCTTGGTGATGATACAACACCCTGGAGAGCCCACCTGGACTCTCTTAGCCAGGTGCCTGCAGGGCAACACAGAAGAAGTTGGGGAGAGAGTCTTCCTTTACCACCGGGTGGAGTCTGAATGGTGCTGAGCACAGTTGAGGCTCAAGTTCTCCATCAgacccccccacctcctcaccctcAGTGTAATGGGAGCCTTCTGGGAAATGACTAAGGTCAAATGAAGGGCATACTGGCAGGGCTctaatcagaaaggaaaagagagaacacTGTCTACCCCACCACACACTGAAGAGAGGCAGCGTGGTGACAACAGCCAGGCAACTCACCAGAAACCAACCCTGctattcacgtgtgtgtgtgtgtgtgtgtgtgtgtgtgtgtgtgtgtgtgtgtgtttcttgtaggagttggttctctcctgccatgtgACTTTCAGGAATTGAGTGAGGTCATCAGTAAGCTCCACCTTCCCCGCTGAGTCACCCTTTAACTTGGGCATACTCTTTTGAGGGGgccatcccaagtgctgggatgacaggcgtgagCCCCTGGTGCAGTCTCATCTTGTGGTATTTTGTCCCAGCAGCTTGAGGTAAGACACTACAGTGTCCCCTGGAGACCTGTGTttactctccttcctctcctcatctTAGGTCCTGCCCCAACTAACAGCAAACACCGGGCCTTGCCtaatgcacatctgtaattccagcagggTACTTAGGGTACTAAGGCAGGAggtctgaatttgaggctagcctgggctcacttttttgtttgtttgttttttgtttaatgaaatgttttttaagatttattaatttattattatgtataccatgctctgtgtgtacacctgcaggccagaagagggcatcagatcatattctagatggttgtgagccaccatgtggttgctgggaactgaactcaggacctctggaagagcaggcagtgctcttaacatctgagccatctctccagccccggtttttggtttttggtttttgtttttgtttttgttttgagacagtctctctgtgttagccttggctgtcctggactcgctttgtagatcaggctggcctcgaactcacagcaatctgggcaccacacccagctttttttttttttttttaataaaatgagatGAGCAAGGGAAAGGTACACCCCAGGTCTCCTGGCAGCATCCCAGGGATGATAGTGAGCCCTGTGCCCCATCCCCCGGGGAGGTCTTTTCCTCGTGTTCTGAGCGTCCACACTTTATGTGACACTATCACCTCGGTCCTCCCCACCAGTGGCTCACCCATCAGAGAGCAAATAGAATTGGCAGGAGAAGGGGATGCCCTCTTCAGAGTGTATGGTTTGCTCCACGATGAACATTTCAGCCTGCTGGTTGCCCACTTGGATGGTCTGGAAGCCCAGAGATTGCTGCAGCAGCCAAAGTGGGGGAGCATGGTGAGGTGGTTGGCCACCACAAGTGTCCGCATTATCCTCAagccctctcctccttctcaggTCTTCACTCCTGCCCGCCAGTGACAATCAAACCTTCGCTGTTCAGTACCTCATGCGCCACAAAGTTTGagttgtattctctctctctctctctctctctctctctctctctctctctctctctctctccagggtttctctgtgcagccctagctatcctagactcactttgtagaccaggctgg
This genomic interval carries:
- the Catip gene encoding ciliogenesis-associated TTC17-interacting protein, which codes for MSSKVSSAGSKAKDEHHSSQPLQQPQPQQPFPEANAEAISFLSSLSEPDGGVGRTGLDEWLLFFPETLAIVSDAGEPQGELTIDVQKGKYKDQLGIMTHCLLVHAFSRSFLDKSLCGTSLLGYLTNRLELLEQHSHECIKFPILPMERKTSVLKQEDQMVVTRSVKEGEETKTGVSVLPCESLKGFVSSTANVVLLRVMAWKKAVPSGARFLALDSEGNLCHCTYQSLGFQTIQVGNQQAEMFIVEQTIHSEEGIPFSCQFYLLSDGHLAKRVQVGSPGCCIITKMPLLREEDEIEPPPTFDKKPLVWEEDLELYSKFLDRKEQLRLSHTSYLRQHPEAQAVVSDFLLFLLLRRPEDVVTFAAEHFGPFAMLRSPIPALRSSHRPSPFRSLEYEEEEEEEEEEEEEEEKEEGGEEEEEEEEEEEEEEKEEGEEEENDYLYVYDDDDDNYDEDNDDDYYNSVNDDEESDIVEDDETFDVYDNLDDDDNLDVDDNLDVDDNLDVDDNLDVDDTLDVDDTLDVDDTDEEDDDDNQALNLEKN